GAAGATATAACTTCATGGAAGTAAACATCGCCAAGGTGGTAATGAAATTCAAGTCTAGAGTTTATCACCGACGGCGAGTTTCTTTTgcatgaacagaaaaaaaaatctaaaagataTTAGAAAATACCTTTTAGTCATTGAACTTCATATAGTGAATCGAGCATCAAATAGTGCAAAagtattattttgaattaagtCCTTTAGTAGCAAAAAGGCTTGGTGATGGTACATCAGTGCATTAAATTGTTGTTGCgattgcttttttctttttgtctttgttgTAGACTCACTGGAAACCCctcataagaaaaaggaagggcTAAACGTGAATTATTAGCCGCATTTTGCTCTCATATGATAAACCCTAGTGAGCCAGTAGGCAAAGGTTGGTCGTCTAAGCATTCTAATAGAGATTGGTCCATATAGCTTTTGGATATTATTGATCCTTTAGGGATGTGGATAACATTTCTGTAAAACCCTTGTCTTTAAGAGCTCCTCAAATGGTCTTTGTTAGAAAGGAATGTTACTGTAACGTTGAGAATAGTGATAGCAATTCAACATCTGCTACTTGTTAATTTGTTTGACCAGGAGAGGAGGAATTTTCAAGCTTTATAAGACATTGTCTGCAATCTTCGTGAACTGGTTTTAAATCTGCTTGGCTGTTTTACGACCAATCAGCCTTTTAATTATGAAGTTTCCGCATTCAAATTGCCTATCAATTTGGACTGAACAGTGAATGTCAGTGTCTAGTAACTACACCTCTGCTCATCATGAACGTTTCACCAAATTTGACTGTTGCATGCATGCGCAAGGACATACACCATGTCGTGTAGCGAACTTATGTCGATGCAGTACTTGTGCCAAAACTCGAATCTGTAGATATGTACTGCATATATTTGTTACCATAAACGAAACTATTGCCTGAGCCTGGTGAATATCTGTTTTCTAGCTCTTATTGGCCTTTCCTTTGGTCCGCATGTAGGAGTTAAGCTGTCAGCAGGAATATTTGAGACTTAAGGCACGTTATGAAGCCCTACAGCGAACTCAAAGGTATTGAAGTTTCTATTGTCCTTTTAATTAAATGTCAGCATTCGCAGGATGTAGTTATTTTCCTACATGATTGGGGTCTATCTGTGTCATCGTGAACTAGGAATCTTCTGGGAGAAGAACTTGGCCAGCTAAGCAGCAAAGAGCTCGAGTCCTTGGAAAGACAGCTAGATGGGTCATTGAAGCAGATCAGATCACGAAGAGTATGTAAATTATATTCACGAATTCTATCTAAGTCACATCCTGAGTTATTGTGAATACAAGTTACTGTGTCAATCGCTGTGATTAGTGTTCATCGGTCTGCCTAACTTAGTAGCGAACCAAGGAAAAACGAATGCGTGGATCTGCCATCATTATACTGTTGCACTACTAAAATACTGCAACTGTCAAGACAGATTTTGCAAGAAGTGCGATGACTGCGTTGAAATAGTCAATTGGATGACTTTGTTTAGAGAGAAATGACATGCTAATACATGTTCCCTTGGGGTTTCTTCTGCTAAGGCTTGTTTACTATTGTGCCTGTCATCAAGATTCGATGGATGATCCGAAAAGTGCCCAAAGCTTTTATCTTGCACCTTCCCCTTTAAAGAATTCATCCTACTTGGCGAATTTATTCCCCTCTATATTGTCTATTTAGCCACGATGATCTACTAAGCATTCCTAGCATACCTTGAAGATAACACGCTATGTCATTCATATTTTCGCCAGCATGTTTCATCCCGTGTTAAGGTAATCTATCTCTTAATCAGGAGGCATGTCGTGTAGCTATTCCCTGTTGCGTATGACAAATTGCCTCACGAATGTTTCACTGAATTGATCTTGTTTTCGAGGATTTTGCCCAATGAACTTGCTCAAACTTACGTGCACCCCggtttcttcactttcttctttgattttgcaGACTCAGTACATGTTAGATCAGCTGACTGATCTTCAACATCGGGTGTGTTATCTTCCCAACTCCCTCTCTTAATTCTGTATTCATCTGTATGTTCAGTCCGTTGTTAATAGCAGCAACTGCGTGTGCAGGAACAGTTGCTCCACGAAGCAAACAGGACCTTGAATCAACGGGTAGGCCATGCGGAACCTAAGTTTAACGACTAGCATACTATgtcattttgtgaaaattgcacCTGCTCATTAAACTCAACACTCTGATATTACATCAAACACTAAAACTTCGATATGTTCACACAATGCATGTGAGATTTAAGTTTGAAGAAGTATTAAAAGATTCGATGAATCATTCTGTCGCCTTGACTAAGTTGACACTACGATCAAATTCAAGTCATATTATGGGTTTGAAGGATCACCTTCTCATCTTGACCAAATTGATATTACGATTTTGTCCCTCTGCATGATTATGGTTCTTCTTCACTGAATATAAGTTACGGATTTTGGGTTGATGGGCTTTTTCAGTTGATGGAAGGATACCAAGTGAATGCGCTCCAGTTAAATCAACATGCCGAGGAAGTCGGAGGATACGGTcatccaccgccgccgccactgccGCCACAGCCACTTGCTCAGCCTCACAGCGAAGCCTTTTTTCATCCCTTGGAATGTGAACCCACTTTGCAAATGGGGTAAGTAATCCTTAATCAAGCCAATCATCATGTTTTGCTACTGATCACTCCTGGTTTTGGTTCTGATTAGTTCCAAGTAGTGACTTGTACAGGGTAGACAATTAAATGATTTTGATGGGCTTGAGTCCATGTCACATTTTACTGTTCACGACCCAATTGCATACATACATGGGATTGGATAGAAATTGGGTTCGGGTTTCCTTTGAAATTGGTTAGATGAaggattggattggattggaatGGATTTGATGGGCTTGAGCTCGTGTTGCGCCTCACCTAAGCACAATCCATGTCACGACAAGCAACGAGTGTTCAATTACGTACACCATAGTTGACTTGCTCTACAGATGTCGTGACATTAGCGTTGTTTAAGGAGATTAGTTTTGCCTGCCCAGTAAAAATCCTCCTTTTAACTATTGCTCCATCCATTAATCtcggatttcttttctttggaacGATGGATTGCAGATACCAGCCCGATCCAGTGTCATCTGTTATAACGGGAGGACCAAGTATAAATAACTTCATGCCCGGATGGTTGCCTTGAAGATAACACGGCTGATGAGCCCTTGTGTCGATTCTGGCCATAAGAACCAGTGTTTTTTATGTGTCGTTTGATGAACATGCCGAATCGATAATGCTATTATTAACTTTAATTGCGCTGGACCTTAGGAGCTTTGTAATCCTAAATGCTTTTGGTCGTTTGCTTGCTAAAGCATTGGATTAGTACTTTCAAGCTTGTAGAAAATAATCTGCCTCTACAAGCTCAATGGATATGTGCTCTTTGCAAGTGGCTTTTGAGTCgacggagaaagagagagagatctttgCCTTAGCTGCTGTCAAAGCATCACATCGCTTCATAAATTCATCCAATCAAATCATGGACCATCAATCGTCGTTAACTTAATGAATATCCTGTAGCCTGataacttttgttttgttcttcaTGATTTGCTGTGCAGACGATTAGGCCAATTCGTGTCATTCTATCGACTTGGATTTTCTGAGGGCCTAATTGTATCCAATTGGGTTGAAGTGccctatcatcatcatcatcacaatcatcatcaccatcattatcattatcgaGAACAATAACGAATGGACGAATGGAAAGCATCAAAGTGAACATAAGACTAGTGTTTGTTTCAAAAGATGAGTGATTATCTTATGCGAAGTAAGGGGCAGTCCTCTAGCCAAGTGGTCTTAGTGGGGGAAACGCTAGGCTGTTTAGTGGACTGGAAGAAGCTGTAAAAAGATGTataattcatatttattttattgcgTTTGACATTCATTGAACTATACTATCTTTTAAATCAAACATTTGGGTTTGgttgtttgaaagaaaattatttttgaaagttatttttgatTCTTTGATATTTAAATGACAGAAAACTAATcgatatatttataaatattaattgtGAACTAAAAAcaataagtttaaatttaagtttagattgGGCAATGAGTACTTTTCTTTCTaacaagaagttaaaaaaaaaaaaaatttctgaaactaTCAAAAACTGAAAACTAACAATTTTACTTGAAAATAATATctattgaattttttcttttatcatgaaattttgatgatacaaacatatctttcatttatttcatagaaaatgaatcATTTTGAAATATGTCGAAGTTTAGAAAACTAAATTCACGAAATTTCTTCTTTCCAAACGGGTACATCCATCCTTATTGTCCACCCCTAAAAAGTCTCATATACCcctagagattttatttttttttggtcggacaTATACCCCTAGAGATTCACCGCCCTCTTTAACTAAAAGGTGGGATAAGACATGTCCACTTTGCCTGATATTTTGCCACTCGTCCACTAGCTCCGTCGACCTCCCTCGAATAATACGGTGCATGTGCACCCAAGAAAGCACgctgtctttttttttgtcggaaaagCACGCTGTCTTAAAAAACCACAAAACGTCAAAGTCTTCATTCGGATGTCCGCGGCTGAAATGTTTAGCTTACGAGACAGGATTTATCCATAACCAAAAGTAAGATGGCGATTTCTCCCCCGTCTTTATCTGTCCACGGATCAGAAATCATTTGACCCAATTGTCATAATAAGATGCTTCAGACAGCGACACTCCTGAGAATCAATCGGTGTTTTTCATCcctgtttaattatttttgaagaaaagtgCGTTAAAGACTGATGCCTGGGTGAAAATATTATTGTTTGTTGCCGAAAATAACAGTTCAtagttttttggaaattaattttgtcaaatttaatgTTGCTGATAATACCGAAAACACATAAGACATGTGAAAAAGTTTTAAATGTCAGCTATTGGTGGCGATTTCTTGAATATCAAGTTGCAATAAATTCCGTTTTTCGTGATTGGCTGGGAGCTCTTTTGGCATTACCACGACTGTaccattattatttatttttatttttattttttggtaagagtaccattattatttattgaagttGTACAAATCTCATCCATATCCTGACAGCAGCAGCACTAAAAGATCGACGTACAAAATTCGAAGAATAGCACATTTGGAGAAGAAAGTCACgaaccaaaaatagaaatttttactatcaaaaatacaaaatacttTATAATTGGCtgttataattttttagaaactTCTATTAATTACTCTATCGTAACATGATTATGTCATAGGTTTGATCATTTAAGATCGAGACCGTGTGGCAACTTAGGTTCTCTTAAATCGATATAGCACATAAATTAAGTCTTTCTCAATGATTGATTGCTCGCTCACTCGCTCAAGTCATAAAAAGACAAGTATACAAAGaagttttgagaaaaaaaaaattgtattgttgaaatgtttagatgaatagaaataagaaaagagcCCTCGATTTATACAAAAAGTGCACCCGTTACAATGTTGATTGATAATCGATCTTTCAGACGAGATTGCATCTTCGGCATTTAAGTAAAGGATGCTCTAGAACTCGGTACAATTACTAtcctcaaaatgtttcaaaaaattctAGGCGACTTTGGTTGGTCTTCTTCA
This region of Eucalyptus grandis isolate ANBG69807.140 chromosome 8, ASM1654582v1, whole genome shotgun sequence genomic DNA includes:
- the LOC104415664 gene encoding agamous-like MADS-box protein MADS4 is translated as MGRGRVELKRIENKINRQVTFAKRRNGLLKKAYELSVLCDAEVALIIFSNRGKLYEFCSSSSMLKTLERYQKCNYGALEPNVSARESLELSCQQEYLRLKARYEALQRTQRNLLGEELGQLSSKELESLERQLDGSLKQIRSRRTQYMLDQLTDLQHREQLLHEANRTLNQRLMEGYQVNALQLNQHAEEVGGYGHPPPPPLPPQPLAQPHSEAFFHPLECEPTLQMGYQPDPVSSVITGGPSINNFMPGWLP